One Tunturibacter gelidoferens genomic region harbors:
- a CDS encoding 2,3,4,5-tetrahydropyridine-2,6-dicarboxylate N-succinyltransferase, whose protein sequence is MNGDLQERIEHWFAQGAAAIGSAEAEACFLELRGKLEAGELRAAEPDASVPLGWRVNGWVKRGILLGFRIGTMMEMGGETLRFIDKHTYPVRRFVVADGVRVVPGGVSARTGAYVAKGVALIPPSYVNVGAYVDEGTMVDSHALVGSCAQVGKRVHLSAAAQIGGVLEPVNASPVIIEDDCLIGGNTGVYEGTVVRRRAVLAAGTVLTRGTPVYDMVKGEIYKATAEMPLVIPEGAVVVPGSRAVSKGKGAEWGLSLAAPVIVKYRDEKTELSLVLEEILR, encoded by the coding sequence TTGAACGGAGATTTGCAGGAGCGGATTGAGCATTGGTTTGCGCAGGGTGCGGCGGCGATTGGGAGTGCTGAGGCGGAGGCGTGTTTTCTTGAGTTGCGCGGGAAGCTGGAGGCTGGGGAGTTGCGGGCTGCAGAGCCGGATGCTTCGGTGCCGTTGGGCTGGCGGGTGAATGGGTGGGTGAAACGTGGGATTTTACTGGGGTTTCGCATTGGAACGATGATGGAGATGGGCGGGGAGACGCTGAGGTTTATTGATAAACATACGTATCCGGTGCGACGATTTGTGGTGGCGGATGGGGTGCGCGTGGTGCCGGGTGGCGTGAGTGCGCGGACGGGGGCGTATGTGGCCAAGGGGGTTGCGTTGATTCCGCCTTCTTATGTGAATGTGGGCGCTTATGTGGATGAGGGGACGATGGTGGATTCGCATGCGCTGGTGGGAAGTTGCGCGCAGGTGGGCAAGCGGGTGCACCTGAGTGCGGCGGCGCAGATTGGCGGAGTGCTGGAGCCGGTGAATGCTAGCCCGGTGATTATTGAAGATGATTGCTTGATTGGCGGAAACACTGGTGTTTACGAGGGAACCGTGGTGCGCAGGCGCGCGGTGCTGGCGGCTGGAACCGTGTTGACGCGGGGGACGCCGGTGTATGACATGGTGAAGGGCGAGATTTATAAAGCAACGGCGGAGATGCCGCTGGTGATTCCTGAAGGAGCGGTGGTGGTGCCGGGGTCACGGGCAGTTTCGAAGGGCAAGGGCGCGGAGTGGGGGTTGAGTTTGGCGGCTCCGGTGATTGTTAAATATCGGGACGAGAAAACGGAGCTTTCGTTAGTGTTAGAGGAGATTTTGCGGTGA
- a CDS encoding dihydrolipoyl dehydrogenase family protein: MSTPEQYDAIIIGSGEGGKYLAWHLASQGKKVANIEDKRLGGACPNIACLPSKNVIHSAKVASFFQRGAEFGIVHGKWHVDMEAVSARRQRMIDGLRDMHLNNYAKSKAEIVMGFGRFLAEKTVEVALNAGGTRTLRSDYIFLDTGSRATIDPIAGLAESAPMTHIEALELTILPEHLLVLGGGFIGLELAQAMRRFGSNVTIVERNPTLVHREDPDVTEALHQLFADEGIDIVTSANVTRVEGTSGKSVVVHLSDGARLEGSHLLVATGRTPNTQNMGLDLVGIKTTPSGHFQVNDRLETTAPGVWAMGDSAGSPHFTHISFDDFRIIRDNLAGANRTTKNRHVPSVTFTDPELSHVGLTENEAKKQGTAYRLGKIPMAAALRTRTLDETRGFMKVLIAPDDRILGFTALGPGTGELLPVIQLAMSADLPYAAVHNLILTHPTLSEGFINLFNTVPKKPA; the protein is encoded by the coding sequence ATGTCCACGCCCGAACAGTACGACGCAATCATCATCGGCAGCGGAGAAGGCGGAAAATATCTAGCCTGGCACCTTGCCTCCCAGGGCAAGAAGGTCGCCAACATCGAAGACAAGCGTCTCGGAGGAGCCTGCCCCAACATCGCCTGCCTCCCCAGCAAGAACGTCATCCACTCCGCCAAGGTCGCCTCCTTCTTCCAGCGCGGCGCAGAGTTCGGAATCGTCCACGGCAAATGGCACGTCGACATGGAAGCCGTCAGCGCCCGCCGTCAGCGCATGATCGACGGCCTCCGCGACATGCACCTCAACAACTACGCCAAATCCAAAGCCGAGATCGTCATGGGCTTCGGCCGCTTCCTCGCCGAAAAAACCGTCGAGGTCGCCCTCAACGCCGGTGGCACCCGCACCCTCCGCTCCGATTACATCTTCCTCGACACCGGCTCCCGCGCCACCATCGACCCCATCGCCGGCCTCGCCGAGTCCGCCCCAATGACCCACATCGAAGCCCTCGAACTCACCATCCTCCCCGAACACCTCCTCGTCCTCGGCGGAGGCTTCATCGGCCTCGAGCTCGCCCAGGCCATGCGCCGCTTCGGCTCCAACGTCACCATCGTCGAGCGCAACCCAACCCTCGTCCATCGCGAAGACCCCGACGTCACCGAAGCCCTCCACCAGCTCTTCGCGGACGAAGGCATCGATATCGTCACCAGCGCCAACGTGACCCGTGTCGAAGGCACCTCAGGCAAATCCGTAGTCGTTCACCTCAGCGACGGTGCCCGCCTCGAAGGCTCGCACCTCCTCGTCGCCACCGGTCGCACACCCAACACGCAAAACATGGGCCTCGACCTCGTCGGCATCAAGACCACCCCATCCGGACACTTCCAGGTCAACGACCGCCTCGAAACAACCGCCCCCGGCGTCTGGGCCATGGGCGACTCTGCCGGCTCGCCCCACTTCACCCACATCTCCTTCGACGACTTCCGCATCATCCGCGACAACCTGGCCGGAGCCAACCGCACAACGAAGAATCGGCACGTCCCCTCTGTCACCTTCACCGACCCTGAGCTATCCCACGTAGGCCTCACCGAAAACGAAGCAAAGAAGCAGGGAACAGCCTACCGCCTCGGCAAAATCCCCATGGCCGCCGCCCTCCGCACTCGCACCCTCGATGAAACCCGCGGCTTCATGAAGGTCCTCATCGCCCCCGACGATCGCATCCTCGGCTTCACCGCCCTCGGCCCCGGCACCGGCGAACTCCTCCCGGTCATCCAGTTAGCCATGTCCGCAGACCTGCCCTACGCCGCCGTCCACAACCTCATCCTCACACACCCCACGCTCTCCGAGGGCTTCATCAACCTCTTCAACACCGTCCCAAAGAAACCCGCATAG
- a CDS encoding RNA polymerase sigma factor: protein MESDTRQIALGLRQGDVVVLEALVEQYQYRLVRYLIYLLGRRDGVDDLVQETWLRVLERGSSYDGHSRFEPWLFRVARNIAVDAMRKRRNLSLDSDDGVRPPPASNAPSPFTLAARTEDADRLARSLETLESVYREALVLRFQEDLSLQEISVVVGAPVSTVASRIYRGLATLRPQFGGEQYEY from the coding sequence ATGGAGAGCGATACGCGACAGATCGCGCTTGGGTTGCGCCAAGGAGATGTCGTTGTCCTTGAGGCGCTGGTCGAACAATACCAATATCGGCTTGTTCGCTATCTCATTTACCTGTTGGGCAGACGCGATGGGGTTGACGATTTGGTGCAGGAGACTTGGCTGCGCGTTCTTGAGCGAGGCTCCTCCTACGACGGGCACTCCCGCTTTGAGCCCTGGCTCTTCAGGGTCGCACGCAATATTGCTGTCGACGCCATGCGTAAGCGGCGGAATTTGAGTCTGGATTCAGACGATGGTGTTCGACCACCGCCTGCGTCCAATGCGCCTTCGCCATTCACGCTTGCGGCGCGGACAGAAGATGCTGACCGGCTTGCTCGCTCGCTCGAAACCCTGGAATCGGTCTATCGCGAAGCCCTCGTGCTGCGCTTTCAAGAGGACTTATCGCTACAGGAGATATCCGTCGTTGTGGGAGCGCCGGTCTCTACCGTCGCTTCAAGAATTTATCGAGGGCTGGCGACGCTGCGGCCGCAGTTCGGGGGAGAACAGTATGAATATTGA
- a CDS encoding zf-HC2 domain-containing protein → MNIDDHESFQHMIDESLAGSISAEREQSLREHLASCGPCQGYLSANNRVIAGLGGFSFEVNPNLNARVFASLRLPAQQVQAAQPGRRRWALISVAAVVLTIGGSFVDLQFGGLIASVFDVQRMQVRQGLLAFWIVPSLCFLLLFPLLPLLSKAGTQREERIL, encoded by the coding sequence ATGAATATTGACGACCACGAAAGTTTCCAGCACATGATTGACGAGAGTCTGGCGGGCAGCATCTCGGCTGAGAGGGAACAATCTCTTCGCGAGCATCTTGCCAGTTGCGGTCCATGCCAAGGGTATCTCAGCGCCAACAACAGGGTTATCGCGGGCCTCGGCGGCTTTTCCTTCGAGGTGAATCCAAACCTAAATGCCAGGGTTTTCGCGTCCCTCAGGCTGCCTGCGCAGCAGGTCCAGGCCGCGCAGCCGGGCCGCCGGCGATGGGCGTTGATCAGCGTTGCCGCCGTCGTTCTAACAATAGGCGGCTCGTTCGTCGATTTGCAATTCGGGGGCTTGATCGCTTCTGTCTTCGATGTCCAGCGCATGCAGGTGCGGCAGGGGCTGCTTGCTTTCTGGATTGTGCCCTCGCTGTGTTTCTTACTGCTGTTTCCGCTATTGCCTTTGCTATCGAAAGCAGGCACTCAGCGGGAAGAAAGGATTTTATGA
- a CDS encoding DUF4386 domain-containing protein, translating into MKPVSAAKSYDGITLRQAALVAGLAYLLNPVSYAEFSIYPKLVAANNAAQTVQNISDHLGLFAVAILCYIISFIGDVIIAWALYVLLAPVNRALSLLAAWCQLVYAAGALCSVFSLLNVYHLLVTPYYLTLLGSGQLQAQVWFQLHSFHYEWSMSLIIFGIHLVLLGYLVYRSGYIPWIFGIALFIAGLGWMIAGLGPYVLPNANLDFTFITAFGEVLFTLWLWIRGWKVQEPIVIS; encoded by the coding sequence ATGAAGCCGGTATCCGCAGCAAAATCCTACGACGGCATCACGCTGCGTCAGGCAGCGCTGGTTGCCGGCTTAGCCTACCTGCTCAATCCTGTCAGCTACGCTGAGTTTTCTATTTACCCGAAGCTGGTGGCGGCGAACAACGCCGCTCAAACCGTGCAGAACATCTCCGACCATTTGGGTCTTTTTGCTGTCGCGATACTCTGCTACATCATTAGCTTTATCGGTGACGTCATCATTGCCTGGGCGCTGTATGTCCTGCTCGCGCCGGTTAACAGAGCACTGTCCTTGCTTGCCGCGTGGTGCCAGCTGGTGTACGCAGCGGGCGCTCTCTGCAGCGTGTTTAGCTTGCTGAATGTCTACCATCTCCTCGTCACCCCGTATTACCTCACCCTTTTGGGTTCCGGCCAGCTGCAGGCGCAGGTGTGGTTTCAGCTCCATTCGTTCCATTACGAATGGTCCATGTCCCTGATCATCTTTGGAATCCATCTGGTTCTTTTGGGCTATTTGGTCTACCGGTCCGGCTACATCCCGTGGATATTCGGGATTGCGTTGTTCATCGCTGGATTGGGCTGGATGATTGCCGGCTTGGGGCCATACGTTCTTCCGAATGCAAACCTTGACTTCACTTTCATTACAGCCTTCGGCGAAGTACTCTTCACCCTTTGGCTCTGGATCAGGGGCTGGAAGGTCCAGGAGCCGATCGTGATCTCTTGA
- the rpiA gene encoding ribose 5-phosphate isomerase A, with translation MSSPESNSTDAAKRRAAVWAASQIEDGMAVGLGTGSTSALVIEEVGRRVAEGLRIKAIATSEASQKLALELKIPMSDFAHLPELDLTIDGADEVQEGTLYLIKGHGGALLREKIVAMASKKLIIAVDPRKLVKTLGAVFALPVEVVPFGYETTIKRLQDLGFESELRVTDDGKPYVTDGKHYIVHCKLPQVGFDAYEAAAKLKGTVGVVEHGLFLGMASKVVIGGLEGIEVLEAAG, from the coding sequence ATGAGTTCTCCTGAGAGCAATTCGACCGATGCAGCTAAGCGCCGGGCTGCGGTGTGGGCGGCGTCGCAGATTGAAGATGGAATGGCGGTGGGCCTGGGGACGGGGTCTACCTCGGCGCTGGTGATTGAAGAGGTGGGGCGACGGGTTGCGGAGGGATTGCGGATCAAGGCGATTGCTACGTCTGAGGCCTCGCAGAAGCTGGCGCTGGAGTTGAAGATTCCGATGAGCGACTTTGCGCATCTGCCGGAGTTGGACTTGACGATCGATGGCGCGGATGAGGTGCAGGAAGGGACGCTTTATCTGATCAAGGGGCATGGCGGGGCGCTGCTGCGGGAGAAGATTGTGGCGATGGCGAGTAAGAAGCTGATTATTGCGGTGGACCCGAGAAAGCTGGTGAAGACTCTGGGGGCGGTGTTTGCGCTGCCGGTTGAGGTGGTGCCGTTTGGCTATGAGACGACGATCAAGCGGCTGCAGGATCTCGGGTTTGAGTCTGAGTTGCGGGTGACGGATGATGGCAAACCCTATGTGACCGATGGGAAGCACTACATTGTGCATTGCAAGCTGCCGCAGGTTGGCTTCGATGCGTATGAGGCGGCGGCGAAGTTGAAAGGGACGGTTGGGGTCGTGGAGCACGGGCTGTTTCTGGGGATGGCGAGCAAGGTGGTGATTGGTGGCCTTGAGGGGATCGAGGTTCTGGAGGCGGCGGGATAG
- a CDS encoding ribonuclease J, translating into MAQDKLKMIPLGGLGEFGMNCMALRWQDDIIVIDAGLMFPEEELLGVDIVVPDISYLTENREKVRAILLTHGHEDHIGGLPWILSELNVPVYGTEFTLAYVEGKLEEHRLLDDADLNEMIPGHRITLGPFSIMPIRVTHSLVDCVALAIHTPVGVVLHTGDFKIDLSPPDNKPFDLHAFAELGKQGVLALLQDSTNVDRNGYTPSERAVRPKLDEIFSQTKKKLFFSCFSSSIHRIRLAMELAHQHGRKVAVIGRSLDNSTEIAQDLGYLDLPQGLVINPGQIRDFAPNKLLIMISGTQGEPMSALSRAAVNNHKFAHIEAGDTVLLSSRVIPGNEKSIYRMIDHLERRDAKVIHDDGQSGLIHVSGHGSQEELRLMINLVRPKFFIPIHGDYRHLKRHAELAGSMGVVEKTILMEDGEVLEFDKGSATKTGKVTVGRVCIDSGGTSTDVVEDIVIRDRKHLSEDGIVLPIIAINKQTGLLENPPEIVIRGMAIATEEGLISEARQVVQRTLEGSSAEEKADYGVIKEKIRNDLKRYIQKSTSRRPLIMPVILEI; encoded by the coding sequence ATGGCACAAGATAAATTGAAGATGATTCCGCTGGGTGGCCTTGGCGAGTTCGGTATGAACTGCATGGCCCTCCGCTGGCAGGATGACATTATTGTCATCGACGCCGGTTTGATGTTTCCTGAAGAAGAGTTGCTGGGTGTGGACATTGTTGTCCCGGATATCAGCTATTTGACTGAAAACCGCGAGAAGGTTCGCGCGATCCTTTTGACCCATGGACACGAAGACCACATTGGCGGCCTGCCGTGGATTCTGTCTGAACTGAATGTTCCGGTGTATGGGACCGAGTTTACGCTGGCGTATGTTGAGGGCAAGCTGGAAGAACACCGGCTGCTGGATGACGCGGATCTGAACGAGATGATTCCCGGGCATCGGATTACGCTGGGGCCGTTTTCGATCATGCCGATCCGGGTGACGCACTCGCTGGTGGACTGCGTGGCGCTGGCGATTCATACGCCAGTGGGCGTGGTGCTGCACACGGGCGACTTCAAGATCGACCTGTCGCCGCCGGATAACAAGCCGTTCGATCTGCACGCGTTTGCGGAGCTGGGCAAGCAGGGTGTGTTGGCGTTGCTGCAGGATTCGACCAACGTCGATCGCAATGGGTATACGCCGAGTGAGCGGGCTGTAAGGCCGAAGCTGGATGAGATCTTTTCGCAGACGAAGAAGAAGCTTTTCTTCAGCTGCTTCTCTTCTTCAATTCATCGGATTCGACTGGCGATGGAGCTGGCGCATCAGCATGGTCGCAAGGTTGCAGTGATTGGGCGGTCGCTGGATAACTCGACCGAGATTGCGCAGGATCTTGGGTATCTCGATCTGCCGCAGGGTCTGGTGATTAATCCGGGGCAGATTCGTGATTTTGCTCCGAATAAATTGCTGATCATGATCAGCGGCACGCAGGGGGAGCCGATGAGTGCGCTGAGCCGTGCTGCGGTGAACAATCATAAGTTTGCGCATATCGAGGCTGGCGATACGGTGCTGCTGAGTTCGCGGGTGATTCCGGGCAATGAGAAGTCGATCTACAGGATGATCGATCACCTGGAACGGCGCGATGCGAAGGTGATTCATGACGATGGGCAGTCGGGGTTGATCCACGTGAGCGGACATGGGAGCCAGGAGGAGCTGCGGTTGATGATTAATCTCGTTCGTCCGAAGTTCTTTATTCCGATCCATGGAGACTATCGCCACCTGAAGCGTCATGCTGAGCTGGCGGGGTCGATGGGCGTGGTGGAGAAGACGATTTTGATGGAGGACGGCGAGGTTCTGGAGTTCGATAAAGGCTCGGCCACGAAGACCGGGAAGGTTACGGTCGGGCGAGTGTGTATCGATTCTGGCGGGACCTCGACGGACGTAGTGGAAGACATTGTCATTCGCGACCGGAAGCATTTGAGCGAGGATGGCATTGTGCTGCCGATCATTGCGATCAATAAGCAGACAGGCCTGTTGGAGAATCCACCTGAGATTGTGATCCGCGGTATGGCGATCGCAACAGAAGAGGGTTTGATCAGTGAGGCACGGCAGGTTGTGCAGCGGACTCTTGAGGGATCTTCGGCGGAGGAGAAGGCCGACTATGGCGTGATCAAAGAGAAGATTCGGAACGATCTGAAGCGGTATATCCAGAAGAGCACGAGCCGGCGGCCTTTGATCATGCCGGTGATTCTGGAGATCTGA
- a CDS encoding patatin-like phospholipase family protein produces MNEASQGVAMRGVRQGVSLFYRWMFATIAIAATFAGAAEAQKPVVEPPTRPRIGLVLEGGGALGFAHIGVIEWMEAHHIPVDDVAGTSMGGLIGGLYASGNSPQEIETFVGGIDWPAVLSGQVPFPALSYRRKEDRLAFPNRLQFGLKHGLSLPNGLNSGSGVGLLLDRTMLPYYDLKSFDDLPIPFRCVATDITTGHEHVFKDGSLAQAMRSTMSIPGVFAPVAHGDEVFSDGAAVNNLPVDVARGMGAEIVIAVYLDTGPVDKTSFNSLVGVAGRNLSIMVAANELKSMKDANVLLKVDVSKFSSSEFEKSAEIIPQGVKMAEEHAAELEKYALNDADWQAYVAQRDARRRTRVPVPQFVTVYGLKGAQRAEVANEFTKYVGKPVDPDRINSTIADLQGTGTYSSISYNLLDEKDKTGLLVRPRLTNYGPPFLNVGLTLASNDSNDIQLGLGGRATFFGLTGPGSEVRVDASIGQVAGVAGELYQPLIVGKRYFVAPRAYYTHTIDSFYSGSQELSQYTEERNGFGVDLGYRFSSKAELRVGEDYQWYGETLRVGQPIEQIFHLTPFVSNVRFQYLGQDNVQVPTRGSELLTRYAYSTQRPFGEGGYSQWDSKVAHFLPVGEKGIIFGTMEGGTSFGATNLGLAGFSLGGALRLSAYDRGELLGSDYFLGQAGFLYRLGKLNPVIGDSIYAAGFYEIGKVWDAAPGTPTLPNDISGAVVVKTLLGPFYGGGSIGDSDHRKWFFGLGRVF; encoded by the coding sequence GTGAACGAAGCCTCTCAGGGAGTAGCGATGCGCGGTGTCAGGCAAGGTGTCTCTCTGTTTTACCGGTGGATGTTCGCGACGATCGCGATCGCGGCGACATTCGCAGGAGCGGCTGAGGCGCAGAAGCCGGTGGTTGAGCCGCCGACGCGGCCCAGGATTGGGTTGGTGCTGGAGGGCGGCGGGGCGCTGGGCTTTGCGCATATCGGCGTGATTGAGTGGATGGAGGCGCATCATATTCCAGTGGACGATGTTGCCGGAACCAGCATGGGCGGCCTGATAGGCGGGTTGTATGCGTCTGGAAACAGCCCGCAGGAGATTGAGACATTTGTTGGGGGAATCGACTGGCCGGCGGTGTTGAGCGGGCAGGTTCCGTTTCCTGCGCTGAGCTATCGGCGCAAAGAGGACAGACTCGCTTTCCCTAACCGGCTGCAGTTTGGGCTGAAGCATGGATTGAGCCTGCCGAACGGGTTGAATTCAGGGTCGGGGGTGGGCTTGCTGTTGGATCGGACGATGCTGCCTTACTACGATTTGAAGAGCTTCGATGATCTGCCGATTCCCTTCCGCTGCGTAGCCACGGATATTACGACGGGCCACGAGCATGTTTTCAAGGATGGATCTCTGGCGCAGGCGATGCGATCGACGATGTCGATCCCAGGGGTATTCGCACCGGTGGCTCATGGGGACGAAGTCTTTTCAGATGGCGCTGCGGTGAATAATTTGCCGGTAGATGTGGCGCGGGGAATGGGCGCAGAGATCGTGATTGCCGTGTATCTGGACACGGGGCCGGTGGATAAGACGAGTTTCAATTCGCTGGTTGGAGTAGCAGGAAGAAATCTATCCATCATGGTCGCGGCCAATGAGCTGAAGAGCATGAAAGACGCGAATGTTCTGCTGAAGGTCGACGTGAGCAAGTTCAGCTCCAGCGAGTTTGAGAAGAGCGCGGAGATTATTCCGCAGGGCGTGAAGATGGCGGAGGAGCATGCGGCGGAGTTGGAGAAGTACGCGCTGAACGATGCTGACTGGCAGGCGTATGTGGCGCAGCGGGATGCCCGGCGAAGGACAAGGGTTCCGGTGCCACAGTTTGTAACGGTGTATGGGCTCAAAGGGGCGCAGCGGGCAGAGGTTGCGAATGAGTTCACGAAGTATGTCGGGAAACCTGTCGATCCGGACAGGATTAACAGCACCATTGCGGACTTGCAGGGCACGGGAACGTACTCGAGCATCAGCTACAACCTGCTCGATGAGAAGGACAAGACGGGGTTGCTGGTGCGGCCGCGGCTGACAAACTATGGGCCGCCATTTTTGAATGTGGGCCTGACGCTTGCGTCCAATGACTCGAATGACATTCAGCTTGGGCTGGGTGGACGGGCTACGTTCTTCGGGTTGACGGGGCCGGGGTCTGAGGTGAGGGTGGATGCATCGATCGGTCAGGTGGCGGGGGTTGCCGGGGAGTTGTATCAGCCGTTGATTGTGGGCAAGCGGTACTTTGTTGCGCCGCGAGCCTACTATACGCACACGATTGATTCGTTTTACTCGGGGAGCCAGGAGCTGTCGCAGTACACCGAGGAGCGGAATGGATTTGGGGTCGACCTTGGATATCGATTCAGCTCGAAGGCTGAGTTGCGAGTGGGCGAGGACTATCAGTGGTATGGCGAGACGCTGCGGGTGGGGCAGCCGATTGAGCAGATCTTTCACCTGACTCCATTTGTGAGCAATGTGCGATTTCAGTATCTGGGGCAGGATAATGTGCAGGTTCCTACCAGAGGGTCGGAGCTGCTGACACGGTACGCGTACTCGACGCAGAGGCCGTTTGGCGAGGGTGGGTACTCGCAATGGGATTCGAAGGTTGCGCATTTTCTTCCGGTGGGGGAGAAGGGCATCATCTTCGGCACGATGGAGGGAGGAACGAGCTTCGGAGCGACGAACCTCGGGCTGGCAGGATTTTCGCTGGGCGGCGCGCTGCGGCTGAGTGCGTATGATCGCGGAGAGCTGCTGGGGAGCGATTATTTTCTGGGGCAGGCGGGCTTTCTTTACCGGCTGGGGAAGCTGAATCCGGTGATTGGGGATTCGATCTACGCGGCGGGGTTTTATGAGATTGGAAAGGTTTGGGACGCGGCTCCGGGGACACCAACTCTGCCAAACGACATCTCAGGCGCAGTGGTGGTGAAGACGCTGCTGGGTCCGTTTTATGGTGGGGGGAGTATCGGGGACAGCGATCATCGGAAATGGTTCTTTGGGTTGGGGCGAGTGTTTTAG
- a CDS encoding threonine ammonia-lyase, with translation MSEFVTLEEIRAAKERIAGIAVRTPLYRVERARLRMGKFPEPEFDLYIKAESEQPIGSFKLRGAYNMVAQLSPEALRRGVITYSSGNHAQGVAYAARALGAKAVIVMPGNAPEVKKAATRALGAEIVEVGPASSERRMKAEELVAEFGYAMIPPYDAPQIIAGQATCGLEIVEQLPGMELVISPVSGGGLLSGTATSVKLAAQAGLVSAGVQVWGAEPELAADAKESFYSKTLVEWPAAKTTRTIGDGLRTQSMGVLNFAHVMKFVDGIVTVSEEEILAAMRVMLRATKLVPEPSGAVTLAAALFHAEELPKVKKVAVILSGGNLEPALREQLEGELAAKA, from the coding sequence ATGAGTGAGTTTGTGACGTTGGAGGAGATTCGGGCGGCGAAGGAACGGATTGCTGGGATTGCAGTGAGGACGCCGCTTTATCGGGTGGAACGGGCTCGGTTGCGGATGGGGAAGTTTCCGGAGCCGGAGTTTGATCTCTATATCAAAGCGGAGAGTGAGCAGCCGATTGGGAGCTTCAAGCTGCGTGGGGCTTACAACATGGTGGCGCAGTTGTCGCCTGAGGCGCTGCGGCGTGGGGTGATTACGTATTCGAGTGGGAACCATGCGCAGGGTGTAGCGTACGCGGCGCGGGCACTGGGGGCGAAGGCGGTGATTGTGATGCCGGGGAACGCTCCTGAGGTGAAGAAGGCGGCGACAAGGGCGCTGGGCGCGGAGATTGTGGAGGTGGGGCCGGCTTCGTCGGAGCGGAGGATGAAGGCGGAGGAGCTGGTGGCGGAGTTTGGGTATGCGATGATTCCGCCTTATGACGCTCCGCAGATTATCGCGGGACAGGCTACGTGTGGGTTGGAGATTGTAGAGCAACTGCCGGGGATGGAGCTGGTGATCTCGCCGGTGAGCGGTGGTGGGTTGCTGAGTGGGACGGCTACGTCGGTGAAGCTGGCGGCGCAGGCTGGGCTGGTGAGCGCCGGGGTGCAGGTGTGGGGCGCGGAGCCGGAGCTGGCGGCGGATGCGAAGGAGAGCTTCTATTCGAAGACGCTGGTGGAGTGGCCTGCGGCGAAGACTACTCGGACGATTGGGGATGGGCTGCGGACGCAGAGTATGGGCGTGTTGAACTTTGCGCATGTGATGAAGTTTGTGGATGGGATTGTTACGGTGTCGGAGGAGGAGATACTGGCGGCGATGCGGGTGATGTTGCGTGCGACAAAGCTGGTGCCGGAGCCGAGTGGGGCGGTGACGCTGGCGGCGGCTCTGTTTCATGCGGAGGAGTTGCCAAAGGTGAAGAAGGTAGCGGTGATTTTGAGTGGGGGAAATCTGGAGCCGGCGCTGCGGGAGCAGTTGGAGGGGGAGTTGGCTGCGAAGGCTTAG